A stretch of the Elephas maximus indicus isolate mEleMax1 chromosome 3, mEleMax1 primary haplotype, whole genome shotgun sequence genome encodes the following:
- the LOC126071041 gene encoding olfactory receptor 7G1-like — TDICFSTATIPKMLANLQTQHQSITYAGCLTQLCFVLIFGALENFLLGVMAYDRYVAICHPLTCTVILNIRLCGLLFLLSLFISIMNALFHGLMVLQLSFGPDPEIPYFFCEVLQVIEVACSDALLNNIFSYFAATILCGVPLSGIIFSYIQIASSILRMPSAGGKYKAFSTCGSHLSVFSLFYGTGLGTYVSAAFTHSSRKTAVASVMYTVVTPMMNPFVYSLRNRDVKGALRKIFRSITAFQ, encoded by the coding sequence actgacatctgtttcagcacAGCCACGATCCCAAAGATGCTGGCGAACCTCCAAACACAGCATCAGAGCATCACTTATGCAGGCTGCCTCAcccagctctgctttgtcctgatttttggtgctttggaaaattttctcctgggagtaatggcctatgaccgctatgtggcaaTTTGTCACCCACTGACATGCACAGTCATCTTAAACATTCGCCTCTGTGGCCTGCTGTTTCTACTTTCCTTATTCATTAGCATCATGAATGCCTTGTTCCACGGTCTGATGGTGTTGCAACTGTCCTTCGGCCCAGATCCGGAAATTCcttactttttttgtgaagtTCTTCAGGTCATTGAGGTTGCCTGTTCTGATGCCCTCCTCAATAACATCTTCTCATATTTTGCGGCTACCATATTATGTGGTGTTCCTCTCTCTGGGATCATTTTCTCTTATATACAAATTGCTTCCTCCATTTTGAGAATGCCATCAGCAGGTGGAAAGTATAAAGCTTTTTctacctgtgggtctcacctctcagttttttccttgttttatggGACGGGCTTAGGCACGTATGTTAGTGCTGCATTTACACACTCTTCCAGGAAGACTGCAGTAGCTTCAGTGATGTACACTGTGGTCACTCCCATGATGAACCCCTTTGTCTATAGCCTGAGAAACAGGGATGTGAAGGGGGCTTTGAGAAAAATTTTCAGGAGCATAACTGCTTTTCAGTGA